A window of Roseovarius sp. THAF27 contains these coding sequences:
- a CDS encoding ATP-binding cassette domain-containing protein: MLKLDATTIRNGSFTLAADLTVPERATVAVIGPSGAGKSTLLEGIAGFLPVAEGHMTWHGVDITNQAPGARPVAMLFQEDNLFPHLTLAQNVGLGLSPNLRLPPADRSRVTQALDRVGLADMDARKPGELSGGQRSRAALARVMLQDKPLLLLDEPFAALGPALRMEMLDLVAEIARETGATLLMISHAPEDARRITERAILVADGTAHAPRPTADLLDDPPPVLRDYLGA, encoded by the coding sequence ATGCTGAAACTTGACGCCACCACCATCCGCAACGGCAGCTTCACGCTGGCCGCCGACCTGACCGTACCGGAACGCGCGACCGTCGCCGTCATCGGCCCCTCGGGCGCCGGCAAGTCCACCCTGCTCGAAGGCATCGCGGGATTCCTGCCCGTGGCAGAGGGGCACATGACCTGGCACGGCGTCGACATCACCAATCAAGCCCCCGGAGCCCGCCCCGTCGCCATGCTGTTTCAGGAGGACAACCTTTTCCCGCACCTGACACTGGCGCAGAACGTCGGCCTTGGCCTCTCACCCAACCTGCGCCTGCCGCCCGCCGACAGGAGCCGCGTGACCCAGGCTCTGGACCGCGTCGGCCTGGCGGACATGGACGCCCGCAAACCCGGCGAACTGTCGGGCGGCCAGCGCAGCCGCGCGGCCCTCGCCCGCGTCATGCTGCAGGACAAGCCGTTGCTCCTGCTGGATGAACCCTTCGCCGCGCTTGGCCCGGCGCTGCGGATGGAGATGCTCGACCTCGTCGCAGAGATCGCCCGCGAAACCGGCGCGACCCTCCTGATGATCTCCCACGCGCCAGAGGACGCCCGGCGCATCACCGAACGGGCCATCCTCGTCGCCGACGGCACCGCGCATGCCCCGCGACCGACCGCCGACCTGCTCGACGATCCGCCGCCGGTCCTGCGCGACTATCTCGGCGCGTAG